Proteins co-encoded in one Erinaceus europaeus chromosome X, mEriEur2.1, whole genome shotgun sequence genomic window:
- the NUDT11 gene encoding diphosphoinositol polyphosphate phosphohydrolase 3-beta: MKCKPNQTRTYDPEGFKQRAACLCFRSEREDEVLLVSSSRYPDRWIVPGGGMEPEEEPGGAAVREVYEEAGVRGELGRLLGVFEQNQDRKHRTYVYVLTVTEMLEDWEDAASIGRKREWFKIEDAIKVLQCHKPVHAEYLQKLKLGGSPTNGNSVAPTLPAGEHP; the protein is encoded by the exons ATGAAGTGCAAGCCCAACCAGACGCGCACCTACGACCCCGAGGGGTTCAAGCAGCGGGCGGCGTGCCTGTGCTTCCGCAGCGAGCGCGAGGATGAGGTGCTGCTCGTGAGCAGCAGCCGCTACCCCGACCGCTGGATCGTGCCCGGCGGCGGCATGGAGCCCGAGGAGGAGCCCGGCGGCGCGGCGGTGCGCGAGGTGTACGAGGAGGCGGGCGTGCGGGGCGAGCTGGGCCGGCTGCTGGGCGTCTTCGAGCAGAACCAGGACCGCAAGCACAGGACCTACGTCTACGTCCTGACGGTCACGGAGATGCTGGAGGACTGGGAGGACGCGGCCAGCATCGGCAGGAAGCGCGAGTGGTTCAAGATCGAGGATGCCATCAAGGTTCTCCAGTGCCACAAGCCCGTGCACGCCGAGTACCTGCAGAAACTCAAGCTGGGCGGCTCCCCGACCAATGGCAACTCCGTGGCCCCGACCCTCCCCGCCGGCGAGCATCCCTA A